A genomic segment from Nodularia sphaerocarpa UHCC 0038 encodes:
- a CDS encoding filamentous hemagglutinin N-terminal domain-containing protein: protein MSENFWKWAVILATSGVTTTLSHAAIAQIVPDATLGVESTILTPNADVRGLPASLIEGGATRGVNLFQSFSEFNVGDGQRVYFNNPTGIENILTRVTGSGLSNILGTLGVDGQANLFLLNPNGIVFGPNAQLDVAGSFLGTTANSFVWENGLSFSATNPEPAPLIAVTLVPGLQYGANSPGDITSTGNLTVGQDLTLAGGNLNLQGNLQAGSNLTLKAQDTVNINGSYSTTGGNFNIEQLDGSLGNLGSNNGSVIRASGDVSFASYTGASLHILAGGSVNIPGQVEITGAAPTNGLTETITLSDDTQLNIDGKNSPTLDIRAGTTAFDPTGLIPNPIPGIDPPEPIDPIPGIDPPEPIDPIPGIDPPPSEPIEPIPGIVTPTNFGNEPTSADIKIGGIFNISGVESNSGQILLTNQYHPNELAGNIESGTILTYGDVIIDARNNIEISGNIDTTINDSVNANRTAGNIKLFAEENMIIGADLLSNVNGTADSPVGNGGKITLISKNGTIDTTSGNINSKTPNGIAGDVTLESAGNISVGNIEASSNTNSNDPNFSTISMKSREGSVQLDGTRLSTSNSGSGLAGDIIIDAKDEVSIINSSSPDATPEEDNKLGIFSQGNSGNIFIGTNFTPEKVTIDNSELNSEVLGGTGDAGNIIINAGSISLNNSQLITDNNGSGLEGSIEVIASHQNVSMENSAITSESNNDQFPDDDDKEPFILLAATQGSVLLNQSRLSTNNSGSGLAGDIEINAKNVVSILNSNENNKIFNDKETGLFSEGNFGRIFIGLSNVATEDLSPQNVTIDNSTLSTKNSGSGFAGDIEINAHNSIEINNHSKIKSEGNFGRIFIGSSVLSSAVVPPKEVMINNSDLNTSNSVTSGGDSQIINDRSGDISINSQEKISFNNALITTSTFGEGNAGKIDINTNGSVSVDNAKIFSSVRNGAIGNAGNIQIQADSLDLKNGAELNTDTSGEGNAGFIDIKTNGSVSVENAKIVSEVKTEGTGNAGNINIQTDSLDLKNSSEISTSTSGNGNAQDILITANKFVSLSNFSNINSSVREDGKGEAGEITINAQTFEALNVGQVLTTTTDGNAGNITLNVTDKITISGSSPESNIPESMREKLISFDDENKSKIYPSGLFANTTVESTGKGGSINNIGTNIFEIIDGAKITVDSQGTGDAGDITLTANRLILNNKAEISANTSSGNGGTITLDLEDFLLMRRQSQISTSAGEEGTGGDGGQITINLSPDNGFIVSPLLENNDIKANAFFGTGGQIDITARGILGLTVITREDLQRELGTDDPRELDPARVPTNDITAISQNNPNLNGNVNVNSPEIDPNQAIVNLPANTIDTSKLIVQACAAGDGTIAGEFVDTGRGGLPSRPDEPLSGNAVWEDIRLRRTTTQEPIPSNIQNTAPSTQQVAVIVPATGWLFNDKGEVTLISQTNQDNLAPNWSSSSSCVSANRR from the coding sequence ATGTCCGAAAACTTTTGGAAGTGGGCAGTTATATTAGCAACCAGTGGTGTGACAACTACCTTGAGTCATGCTGCGATCGCTCAAATTGTCCCCGATGCTACATTAGGTGTAGAAAGTACCATACTCACACCGAATGCCGATGTACGTGGTTTACCTGCTTCTCTCATAGAAGGTGGAGCCACCAGAGGCGTAAACCTCTTCCAAAGTTTCTCAGAATTCAACGTTGGCGATGGACAACGAGTCTACTTTAATAATCCCACAGGTATTGAAAATATTTTAACTAGGGTAACAGGTAGCGGTCTTTCTAATATTTTGGGGACATTGGGTGTAGACGGACAAGCTAATCTATTTTTGCTCAATCCCAATGGAATTGTTTTTGGTCCGAATGCACAGTTAGACGTAGCCGGTTCGTTTCTAGGAACTACAGCTAATAGTTTTGTATGGGAAAATGGCTTGAGCTTCAGCGCTACAAACCCAGAACCCGCACCATTGATTGCTGTCACTTTGGTTCCAGGGTTGCAGTATGGGGCAAATTCGCCAGGTGATATTACGAGTACAGGTAATTTAACAGTAGGGCAAGATTTGACATTGGCAGGGGGTAATCTTAACTTACAGGGTAATTTACAAGCAGGTAGCAATTTAACCCTGAAAGCTCAAGATACAGTAAATATCAATGGTAGCTACTCGACCACTGGTGGTAATTTTAACATTGAACAGTTAGATGGTAGCTTAGGCAATCTAGGGAGTAATAATGGCTCCGTGATTAGGGCTAGTGGTGACGTGAGCTTTGCAAGCTATACAGGAGCTTCATTGCACATCTTAGCCGGGGGAAGTGTAAATATTCCAGGTCAGGTAGAAATTACTGGTGCAGCTCCCACAAATGGACTGACTGAGACAATTACACTATCAGATGACACACAACTAAATATTGATGGCAAGAACTCTCCCACATTAGATATCCGTGCAGGTACAACTGCCTTTGATCCTACAGGACTTATACCCAATCCTATCCCAGGTATTGATCCTCCAGAACCTATCGATCCTATCCCAGGTATTGATCCTCCAGAACCTATCGATCCTATCCCAGGTATTGATCCTCCACCTTCAGAACCTATCGAACCTATCCCAGGTATTGTTACTCCAACAAACTTTGGTAACGAGCCAACAAGCGCAGATATTAAGATAGGTGGCATTTTTAATATTTCAGGAGTTGAGTCTAACAGTGGGCAGATACTTTTGACTAATCAGTATCATCCCAATGAATTGGCAGGCAACATTGAATCGGGTACAATTTTAACCTATGGAGATGTGATAATTGATGCGAGAAATAACATTGAAATCAGTGGAAATATTGATACTACTATTAATGACTCTGTAAACGCCAACCGGACAGCTGGGAATATTAAACTTTTTGCAGAAGAAAATATGATCATTGGTGCTGACCTGTTGTCTAATGTCAATGGCACGGCAGATTCGCCAGTCGGAAATGGGGGTAAGATTACACTTATCAGCAAGAATGGCACAATTGATACGACATCTGGGAATATAAACTCTAAAACTCCTAATGGAATTGCGGGAGATGTAACTCTTGAGTCTGCTGGTAACATCAGCGTTGGCAATATAGAAGCGTCTAGTAATACTAATAGTAATGACCCAAATTTTAGTACCATCAGCATGAAATCTAGGGAGGGTTCAGTTCAGTTAGATGGGACTAGGTTGAGTACAAGCAACTCTGGTTCTGGCTTGGCTGGAGATATCATTATCGATGCCAAAGATGAGGTTTCTATTATCAATAGTTCTTCTCCAGACGCAACACCCGAAGAAGACAACAAATTAGGCATCTTTAGTCAGGGGAACTCAGGAAACATATTTATTGGCACAAATTTTACTCCTGAAAAAGTAACGATTGATAATTCTGAACTGAATAGTGAAGTGTTGGGTGGTACAGGCGATGCAGGCAATATCATAATTAATGCAGGCTCAATATCCCTGAACAATTCTCAACTGATCACAGATAACAACGGCTCTGGACTGGAGGGAAGTATCGAAGTTATTGCTAGTCATCAAAATGTATCGATGGAAAATAGCGCGATAACTAGCGAAAGTAACAACGATCAATTCCCTGATGATGATGATAAAGAACCCTTTATTCTACTTGCAGCTACACAAGGATCAGTTTTGTTGAACCAGTCTAGGTTGAGTACCAATAATTCTGGCTCTGGCTTGGCTGGAGATATAGAAATCAATGCCAAAAATGTGGTTTCTATTCTCAACAGTAATGAAAATAATAAAATATTCAATGACAAAGAAACAGGATTATTTAGTGAAGGAAATTTTGGACGTATCTTTATTGGTCTATCTAATGTAGCTACAGAAGATTTATCTCCGCAAAATGTAACGATTGATAATTCTACTTTGAGTACAAAAAACTCTGGTTCTGGCTTTGCTGGAGATATAGAAATCAATGCCCATAATTCAATTGAAATCAACAATCATTCTAAAATCAAAAGCGAAGGAAATTTTGGACGTATCTTTATTGGGTCAAGTGTTCTGTCGTCAGCAGTTGTACCTCCTAAAGAAGTCATGATTAACAATTCTGACTTAAATACCAGTAATAGTGTTACATCTGGAGGTGATAGCCAAATAATTAATGATCGTTCGGGAGATATAAGTATTAACTCCCAAGAAAAAATTTCTTTTAATAATGCTTTAATAACTACCAGCACCTTTGGAGAAGGAAATGCGGGAAAGATTGATATCAATACCAATGGTTCTGTGTCTGTTGACAATGCCAAAATTTTCAGCAGTGTTCGTAATGGAGCAATAGGCAATGCTGGCAACATCCAGATTCAGGCAGATTCACTTGACTTAAAAAATGGTGCTGAACTTAATACTGATACCTCTGGAGAAGGAAATGCGGGATTTATTGATATCAAAACCAATGGTTCTGTGTCTGTTGAAAATGCCAAAATTGTCAGCGAAGTTAAAACAGAAGGAACCGGGAATGCTGGCAACATCAATATTCAGACAGATTCACTTGACTTAAAAAATAGTTCTGAAATAAGTACCAGTACATCAGGAAACGGCAACGCACAAGATATTTTAATCACCGCAAATAAATTTGTTTCTCTATCCAACTTTAGCAACATCAACAGTTCTGTAAGAGAAGACGGCAAAGGTGAGGCTGGAGAAATTACTATTAATGCTCAAACTTTTGAAGCTTTAAATGTTGGGCAAGTGCTAACCACCACTACTGATGGTAATGCTGGAAATATCACACTCAATGTTACAGATAAAATAACAATCTCTGGCAGTTCTCCAGAGTCCAATATTCCTGAGTCAATGCGTGAAAAGCTGATATCTTTTGATGATGAGAATAAGAGCAAAATATATCCCAGTGGTTTGTTTGCCAATACTACAGTTGAATCTACTGGAAAAGGTGGCAGTATCAATAATATAGGCACAAACATCTTCGAGATTATAGACGGTGCAAAAATTACCGTAGATAGCCAAGGTACAGGAGATGCAGGTGACATTACGCTCACTGCCAATCGTCTTATCCTGAACAACAAGGCAGAAATTAGTGCTAATACAAGCTCTGGTAATGGTGGCACTATTACACTGGACTTGGAAGATTTCCTACTCATGCGCCGCCAAAGTCAGATATCTACTAGCGCTGGTGAAGAAGGTACTGGTGGAGATGGCGGTCAGATTACTATCAATCTCAGTCCAGATAACGGCTTTATAGTTTCTCCTCTTTTAGAAAACAACGATATTAAAGCTAATGCCTTTTTTGGTACTGGGGGACAAATTGATATTACTGCCAGGGGTATTTTGGGGTTAACAGTAATAACTAGAGAAGATTTGCAGCGAGAATTAGGAACTGATGACCCTAGAGAATTAGACCCTGCGAGAGTACCAACTAATGACATCACAGCTATTTCCCAAAATAATCCGAATTTGAATGGTAATGTGAATGTCAACTCTCCAGAGATTGACCCCAATCAAGCCATTGTCAACCTACCTGCAAATACTATTGATACTAGCAAACTAATTGTTCAAGCCTGTGCTGCTGGAGATGGCACAATAGCTGGTGAATTTGTTGATACGGGGCGTGGTGGCTTGCCTTCGAGACCTGATGAACCTCTGAGTGGTAATGCAGTTTGGGAAGATATCCGCCTCAGACGTACCACAACCCAAGAGCCTATTCCCAGTAATATTCAGAATACAGCACCTTCTACACAGCAGGTCGCAGTGATTGTCCCTGCTACTGGTTGGCTATTCAACGATAAAGGAGAAGTAACCCTAATTTCCCAGACGAATCAGGACAATCTTGCTCCTAATTGGTCTAGTTCGTCTAGTTGTGTTTCCGCTAATCGCAGATAA
- a CDS encoding tetratricopeptide repeat protein, with protein sequence MKIDHQDLSPAEMPDVNRHIQQAYTRFAQGDIEGAIAHFHTAVSLHPHCAEIYTQRAKFRQQKLGDSQGALEDYTQAIYISPNNAFFYYWRSQTYQQLGDHQKAIEDYNAAINLAPEGTIYHFFDKSNNRP encoded by the coding sequence GTGAAAATCGATCATCAAGACCTCAGCCCAGCAGAAATGCCAGATGTCAACCGACATATTCAACAGGCTTATACTCGCTTTGCCCAAGGAGATATTGAGGGAGCGATTGCACATTTCCATACAGCCGTTTCTCTTCATCCCCACTGTGCGGAAATTTACACGCAAAGAGCGAAATTTCGCCAACAAAAATTAGGCGATTCTCAAGGAGCATTAGAAGATTATACCCAAGCAATTTATATAAGTCCTAATAATGCTTTCTTTTATTATTGGCGCAGTCAAACTTATCAACAACTAGGTGATCACCAAAAAGCAATTGAGGATTACAACGCAGCCATAAATCTAGCTCCAGAAGGTACTATTTATCATTTCTTCGATAAAAGTAACAACAGACCATAG
- a CDS encoding ShlB/FhaC/HecB family hemolysin secretion/activation protein: MNKKLEIYQLLVSPKISNPLHLLLFATVLLSSFTPNLVLGQTPTNPPIQDIERQLELQTPITPILPKLPDIDELFQSAPTTTPTPPTSPLVPTDISSTITVQEFEVVGSTVFSQQEFDEITKEFINQPLTFPQLSQVTDKVTGLYTKGCQPENRNSDIPCYVNSGAYIPSNQTFQAEGGKVKIQIVEGGVESIEITGTKRLNPDYVRSRLAIATGKPLNLKKLFQALQLLQLDPLISSVSTELAAGVRPGGSILSVQVAEAKTLSAQISLNNNRTPSIGSFERKIQVNQANLLGFGDGLSVGYANTDGSNSVNLSYQLPVNPRNGTLQFNYSYASSEVIEEPFNVLDIAGTSQEYSITFRQPLLLTPTKEFALGMTATRRESDVGFLEAQFGERLPFTSPGSDQDGKTKASVVRFFQDWTQRSSNQVIAARSQFSVGINALDATINQDPPDGQFFAWRGQAQLSRLLAPETLFLVRTNMQIADRPLLPSEQIGFGGQFTVRGYRQDEILADNGFLATAELRYPMLRVPSVKGVLQVIPFVDFGTAWNNSQVGRTPLSLDTIASVGLGLLWQQDNRLTARFDWGIPLGGESNRKNTWQENGFYFSILYNQPF; encoded by the coding sequence ATGAATAAAAAATTAGAAATTTATCAGCTGCTGGTTTCGCCAAAAATCTCCAATCCTCTACATTTGCTTCTATTCGCAACTGTGTTATTGAGCAGTTTTACCCCCAATTTGGTATTAGGGCAAACACCCACTAACCCGCCTATACAAGACATAGAACGCCAATTAGAACTGCAAACTCCCATCACACCAATCCTACCAAAACTGCCAGATATTGATGAGTTATTTCAGTCTGCACCGACAACTACTCCTACGCCGCCCACTTCTCCATTAGTACCTACTGATATCTCCAGCACAATTACAGTGCAAGAATTTGAGGTTGTTGGTAGCACAGTATTTAGTCAACAAGAGTTTGACGAAATCACCAAAGAATTTATTAATCAACCCCTGACTTTTCCTCAACTATCACAGGTAACTGATAAAGTTACGGGACTTTATACAAAAGGTTGTCAGCCGGAAAATAGAAACTCAGATATACCATGCTACGTTAACTCAGGAGCTTACATTCCATCAAATCAAACTTTTCAAGCTGAAGGTGGTAAAGTCAAAATCCAAATTGTGGAAGGTGGTGTAGAAAGTATTGAAATTACGGGTACAAAACGGTTAAATCCTGACTATGTGCGAAGTCGCCTAGCCATTGCTACGGGTAAGCCTCTGAATTTGAAAAAATTATTCCAAGCCTTGCAACTATTACAGCTAGATCCTCTAATTAGCAGTGTGTCTACCGAACTGGCTGCCGGAGTGCGTCCTGGTGGTAGTATTTTATCAGTTCAAGTCGCTGAAGCTAAAACTTTAAGCGCCCAAATTAGCTTAAATAATAACCGCACACCCAGCATAGGCAGTTTTGAGCGGAAAATCCAAGTCAACCAAGCCAATTTATTAGGGTTCGGAGATGGCTTAAGTGTGGGCTATGCTAACACTGACGGTAGTAATAGTGTAAATCTTAGCTATCAGTTGCCTGTAAATCCCCGCAATGGTACTTTGCAATTCAACTATAGCTACGCATCGAGCGAGGTGATTGAAGAACCCTTCAATGTTTTAGATATTGCAGGTACTTCTCAAGAGTATAGTATTACCTTTCGCCAACCTCTACTGCTAACGCCAACAAAGGAATTTGCTCTGGGTATGACTGCAACTCGTCGGGAAAGTGATGTTGGCTTTTTAGAAGCGCAATTTGGCGAACGGCTGCCTTTTACTTCCCCAGGTTCAGACCAAGATGGTAAGACTAAAGCATCTGTAGTCCGGTTTTTTCAAGACTGGACTCAGCGCAGCAGCAATCAAGTAATTGCAGCCCGTTCCCAATTTAGTGTGGGGATAAATGCGTTAGATGCCACAATTAATCAAGATCCTCCAGATGGTCAATTTTTTGCTTGGCGCGGACAAGCTCAGTTGTCGCGGTTGCTGGCTCCAGAAACCCTTTTTCTGGTGCGGACAAATATGCAAATAGCAGATAGACCTCTATTACCTTCAGAACAGATTGGTTTTGGCGGACAGTTTACAGTTCGCGGCTATCGTCAAGATGAAATTTTAGCTGATAATGGTTTCTTGGCTACGGCGGAATTGCGATATCCAATGCTGCGTGTACCCTCTGTGAAGGGTGTATTACAAGTTATCCCCTTTGTTGATTTTGGTACTGCTTGGAATAACTCCCAAGTTGGAAGAACTCCTTTGAGTCTGGATACTATCGCCTCGGTAGGTTTGGGCTTATTGTGGCAACAAGATAACCGCCTGACGGCTCGTTTCGATTGGGGGATTCCTCTTGGTGGGGAATCAAACAGAAAAAATACTTGGCAAGAAAACGGATTTTACTTTTCTATTCTTTATAATCAACCATTCTAG
- a CDS encoding CHAT domain-containing protein translates to MSTLFILATLAQIAIPVSLPRNLANHPVSIALVQSTSDAELLLEQGLKLYQSERYAEAAKIFQQVSKSTNSLSQAQALNYLSLTYQQLGQLSDAEEAIKQSFQLLPQKTGTKEYLSIRAQALNTQGKLLLAQGKSETALDIWDEAIATYGKIGDNDGKIGSQINQAQALQTLGFYRRSRNTLENVKQNLDKQPDSLLKVTGLLSLGNALRIVGDVKESQLILAQTCQLETKRLQSTASCDNEANDLQSKEITPAQSTTQERLAEIFLSLGNTAQAQEKNQEALQYYQRAANTSQQQTTQVQAQLNGLRLSVNLLAIAANQEEISQLGNLSEESSEIETSSEESSEIETSSGESSEIENSSVVEASEIETLSAEILSQLQGLPSQLEKLPPSRSSIYARINFAQSLVKITKIGGAAKGIISIEDNCTSVNSLCTAAKVLVTGVKQAEQLADVRAESQALGTLGSLYEQTQQWSEAQRLTEQALQLAEGIRAKDIAYSWYWQLGRLLSTDKNPQSNLNGAIAGYEQAVSILKSLRRDLSTVNRESQFSFGDEVEPVYREYVNLLLPKTGEPSQKNLDKARKVIESLQLAELDNYFRTACLDTQAVLIENIDQARQTAVVYPIILSDRLITILSVPNTENSQSLKFHAVPISEKEFAKTIEDLRQKLVLRSTREFLIPSQQVYDWLIAPMESNLANSSVKNLVFVLDGTLQNIPIAALYDQKKKEYLVQKGYNIAVTPGLELLPPTPVNNRTLQAVIGGLSEARDNFPPLPGVQNELEGIQKILSDSQTFINDLFTSQQIEQAVKLSPFPIVHLATHGEFSSKAEDTFILSWNKRVNVSDLSSLLTTRREQQSQVIELLVLSACQTASGDNRAALGIAGVAIQSGARSTLASVWSVNDDATADLMVNFYQNLAKNNTKAESLRLAQLALLDGEDSTYKHPYYWAPFILVGNWQ, encoded by the coding sequence ATGTCTACACTGTTTATTTTAGCTACTTTGGCTCAAATTGCGATTCCCGTTTCCTTACCTAGAAATTTAGCTAATCACCCTGTATCTATCGCATTGGTACAATCAACGTCTGATGCTGAGTTGTTATTAGAACAGGGTTTAAAACTATACCAGTCTGAAAGGTACGCTGAAGCAGCCAAGATTTTTCAACAAGTATCTAAGTCTACAAATAGCCTCAGCCAAGCACAGGCATTAAATTATCTCTCTTTAACTTATCAACAGTTAGGACAGTTATCGGATGCTGAAGAAGCAATTAAGCAAAGTTTCCAGCTATTACCCCAGAAAACTGGGACTAAAGAATATTTATCTATCCGCGCTCAAGCCCTGAATACCCAAGGTAAGTTGCTCTTAGCACAAGGTAAATCAGAAACAGCATTGGATATTTGGGATGAGGCGATCGCTACCTATGGTAAAATTGGGGATAATGACGGGAAAATTGGGAGTCAGATAAACCAAGCCCAGGCACTACAAACATTAGGTTTTTATCGTCGCTCCAGAAATACTCTAGAGAATGTCAAGCAAAATTTGGATAAACAACCAGACTCACTTTTAAAGGTAACTGGATTGTTGAGTCTCGGCAATGCTCTACGTATAGTTGGTGATGTTAAGGAATCTCAGTTAATTTTAGCACAAACTTGTCAGCTTGAAACGAAACGCTTGCAATCAACAGCAAGTTGTGATAATGAAGCTAATGATTTGCAGTCTAAGGAAATTACTCCAGCACAGTCAACTACTCAAGAGAGGTTGGCAGAAATTTTCTTGAGTTTAGGTAACACTGCCCAAGCACAGGAAAAGAACCAAGAAGCATTACAGTATTATCAACGAGCAGCTAACACTTCACAGCAGCAGACAACGCAGGTGCAAGCCCAACTGAATGGACTGCGCCTGTCAGTTAACCTGTTAGCAATAGCGGCTAATCAAGAGGAAATTTCCCAACTGGGAAACTTATCTGAGGAATCTTCGGAAATTGAAACTTCATCTGAGGAATCTTCCGAAATTGAAACTTCATCTGGGGAATCATCGGAAATTGAAAACTCATCTGTTGTGGAAGCTTCCGAAATTGAAACCTTATCTGCGGAAATTTTGTCTCAACTTCAGGGTTTACCATCCCAACTAGAGAAATTACCACCAAGTCGTAGTAGCATTTATGCCCGGATTAACTTTGCCCAAAGCTTAGTGAAGATCACAAAAATTGGCGGGGCTGCCAAGGGCATAATTTCTATAGAAGATAACTGTACCTCGGTTAATTCTCTTTGTACAGCAGCCAAAGTATTAGTTACAGGCGTGAAGCAAGCAGAACAACTAGCAGATGTACGTGCGGAATCTCAAGCTTTAGGGACTTTAGGTAGTTTATATGAGCAAACACAACAATGGTCTGAGGCGCAAAGGCTGACAGAGCAAGCTTTGCAACTGGCTGAGGGGATTAGAGCTAAGGATATAGCCTATAGTTGGTATTGGCAATTAGGCCGGCTGCTCAGTACAGATAAAAATCCTCAAAGTAACTTAAATGGAGCGATCGCAGGCTATGAGCAAGCAGTTAGTATTTTAAAATCCTTACGTCGTGATTTAAGCACAGTTAACCGCGAATCACAATTTTCCTTTGGGGATGAAGTCGAACCGGTTTATCGTGAGTATGTTAATTTGTTGTTGCCGAAAACTGGCGAACCTAGTCAAAAAAATCTAGATAAAGCCAGAAAAGTGATTGAGTCATTACAATTAGCAGAACTAGACAACTACTTCCGCACAGCTTGTTTAGATACCCAAGCAGTCTTGATTGAGAACATTGACCAAGCACGGCAAACAGCTGTGGTTTATCCGATAATTTTAAGCGATCGCCTAATAACTATCCTTTCCGTACCGAACACCGAAAATAGTCAATCACTCAAATTCCATGCAGTTCCTATTTCGGAAAAGGAATTCGCCAAGACAATTGAAGATTTGCGGCAAAAACTTGTACTCAGAAGCACACGCGAATTTTTAATTCCTTCGCAACAGGTGTATGATTGGTTGATTGCCCCTATGGAATCTAATTTAGCAAATAGTAGTGTCAAAAATCTGGTGTTTGTCTTAGATGGGACATTGCAAAATATCCCCATAGCTGCACTTTACGATCAAAAGAAAAAAGAATATTTAGTGCAAAAAGGATATAACATCGCCGTTACACCAGGTTTAGAGTTATTACCTCCTACTCCTGTGAATAACCGAACATTGCAAGCAGTCATTGGTGGACTAAGTGAAGCGCGTGACAACTTTCCCCCATTACCTGGTGTTCAAAATGAGCTAGAGGGAATCCAAAAAATATTATCTGACTCTCAGACTTTTATTAACGATCTTTTTACTAGTCAACAGATTGAACAAGCAGTTAAGTTATCTCCGTTCCCCATAGTACACTTAGCCACTCACGGGGAATTTAGTTCCAAAGCAGAAGATACGTTTATTTTGAGTTGGAATAAGCGAGTCAATGTCAGCGATTTAAGTTCTTTACTTACAACTCGCCGGGAACAACAAAGCCAGGTAATTGAATTACTCGTCCTCAGTGCTTGTCAAACAGCATCCGGTGATAACCGAGCTGCTTTAGGAATTGCTGGTGTTGCTATCCAATCTGGAGCGCGTAGTACATTAGCAAGTGTTTGGAGCGTGAACGACGATGCAACTGCTGATTTAATGGTGAATTTTTACCAAAACCTTGCTAAAAATAATACTAAAGCCGAATCCCTGCGTCTCGCTCAACTAGCTCTGCTTGACGGGGAAGACTCCACATATAAACATCCTTATTACTGGGCCCCTTTTATCCTAGTCGGCAATTGGCAATAA